In one window of Zhongshania aliphaticivorans DNA:
- a CDS encoding peptidylprolyl isomerase, translating to MNNMRLLQVLTSALLIALAPLAQAETQWLDSVAAIVDDDIILTSELDERIKSIKSNIARSGSQSPPEEQLRKEVLDLLVLENIQLQMANRYGLRIEDEELNAAVARIAASNNLTLEQFQQTVTERGGSYLAIREQISREMILQRVQMGNVNQRIQVTEQEIQNYLQSSEGKEVTSPEFHFSHILIPVSSDATDAERKQAENKANSLSAKLRKGSNIDNANDDISISDLGWRKGTALPALFQGVAAKMTDGDVSDPLQSASGFHIIKLLESRGVKQMVKQTRASHILLKPSAIRDEAQTLALAKELRQRALNGEDFGDLAKEFSEDIGSAQEGGDLGWTSPGQLVAEFQQAMDETAPGEIHPPAKSQYGWHVIKVIDRRSKDVTDDMRKQIARNALHERKYADELDIWLRKIRSEAFVDIKI from the coding sequence ATGAATAATATGCGTTTATTACAAGTTTTAACCTCCGCGTTGCTTATCGCACTCGCGCCGCTTGCTCAAGCAGAAACTCAATGGCTTGATAGCGTAGCAGCCATCGTCGATGACGATATCATTCTTACTAGCGAGCTAGACGAGCGCATCAAAAGCATCAAGTCTAATATTGCCCGCTCTGGCAGTCAGTCACCGCCAGAAGAACAGCTGCGTAAAGAAGTGCTAGACCTACTGGTGCTAGAAAATATTCAGCTGCAAATGGCAAATCGTTACGGCCTGCGTATTGAAGACGAAGAGCTTAATGCTGCCGTTGCACGTATCGCTGCCAGTAACAATTTGACCCTAGAGCAATTTCAGCAAACGGTTACCGAGAGAGGCGGTTCCTATCTCGCCATCCGCGAACAGATTAGCCGCGAAATGATTCTTCAGCGGGTCCAAATGGGCAACGTCAATCAGCGGATTCAGGTCACTGAACAAGAGATTCAGAACTACCTGCAATCGTCTGAAGGCAAAGAAGTGACTTCACCCGAATTCCACTTCTCGCACATTCTTATCCCCGTTAGCTCAGATGCTACCGATGCTGAACGCAAACAAGCTGAGAACAAAGCAAACTCGTTAAGCGCTAAATTGCGCAAGGGCAGCAATATTGACAATGCCAATGACGACATCAGCATTAGCGATCTAGGCTGGCGAAAAGGCACCGCACTTCCCGCTTTGTTCCAAGGCGTTGCCGCAAAAATGACCGATGGCGACGTATCTGATCCGCTGCAAAGCGCCAGTGGCTTTCATATCATCAAGCTATTAGAAAGCCGTGGCGTTAAGCAAATGGTAAAGCAGACCCGCGCCAGCCATATCTTGCTAAAACCCTCAGCAATACGTGATGAAGCACAAACCTTAGCCTTAGCCAAAGAGCTTCGTCAACGCGCCCTGAATGGTGAAGACTTCGGTGACTTAGCCAAAGAATTCTCTGAAGACATAGGGTCAGCTCAGGAAGGTGGTGATCTTGGCTGGACTAGCCCCGGACAACTGGTTGCCGAGTTTCAACAGGCAATGGATGAAACTGCACCAGGTGAAATACACCCTCCAGCCAAAAGCCAATATGGCTGGCATGTCATTAAAGTGATAGACCGCCGAAGTAAAGACGTGACAGATGACATGCGTAAGCAAATTGCCCGCAATGCACTACACGAACGCAAATACGCTGACGAACTCGATATTTGGCTACGCAAAATCCGCAGCGAAGCCTTTGTCGACATTAAAATTTAA
- the murU gene encoding N-acetylmuramate alpha-1-phosphate uridylyltransferase MurU has protein sequence MILAAGLGTRMRPLTDHTPKPLLQAGGKALIDYHIEKLAAIGVSNIVVNCSWLADQLAHYLGDGSRYGLNIIVSREDQPLETAGGIVNALPLLLDDMQKDEPFILVNGDIWTDFDFADLLNCRPESGHLVMVENPPHNPSGDFVLSAEGLISERQGSHDNEDTASPVYTFSGISVWRPSVFEDFNPGKRPLKPVMLAAMEKQRLSGRLHAGAWWDIGTPERLAALDAMLSA, from the coding sequence ATGATTCTAGCGGCAGGCCTAGGAACACGCATGCGGCCGTTGACGGATCATACGCCAAAGCCATTATTACAAGCTGGCGGCAAAGCCTTAATTGATTACCATATTGAGAAACTGGCGGCGATTGGGGTTAGCAATATTGTCGTGAATTGTTCCTGGCTGGCAGATCAGCTAGCGCATTACCTAGGTGATGGCAGCCGCTATGGTTTGAATATTATTGTTTCTCGTGAAGATCAGCCATTAGAGACAGCTGGCGGTATTGTTAATGCTTTGCCGCTGCTGCTTGACGACATGCAAAAGGATGAGCCTTTTATTTTAGTGAATGGTGATATTTGGACTGATTTTGATTTTGCAGATTTACTGAACTGTCGGCCAGAGTCCGGGCATTTGGTGATGGTAGAGAACCCACCTCATAACCCTAGTGGCGATTTTGTGCTTAGCGCCGAGGGCCTGATCAGCGAACGGCAGGGTTCACATGACAACGAAGATACTGCCAGTCCGGTTTATACCTTTTCAGGTATTAGCGTTTGGCGGCCATCGGTATTTGAAGATTTTAACCCGGGTAAGCGCCCTTTAAAGCCGGTGATGTTGGCGGCTATGGAAAAACAGCGACTCAGTGGTCGTCTGCATGCTGGGGCTTGGTGGGATATTGGAACCCCAGAGCGACTTGCGGCCTTGGATGCCATGTTAAGTGCTTGA
- a CDS encoding phosphoglycolate phosphatase, whose translation MKKLEGLLQGRQLKAILFDLDGTLIDSVPDLAAALDTSLAQLNYPSAGLERTRSWVGNGARKLIQRALSFVLEVPESAVSNELIDQLQSVFFDHYGQKTCDHTVVYPGVMAALSAWHKQGVKMACVTNKPARFSRPILTHFAMDEFMPVLVGGDTLAVRKPDPAPLLLACEQLGVSAENVVMVGDSVNDVQAARAAGMPVACVSYGYNHGAPIASASPDLLVDCFSMLLAN comes from the coding sequence ATGAAGAAGCTAGAAGGCTTGCTTCAGGGGCGTCAACTTAAGGCGATTCTATTTGATTTAGATGGCACGCTAATAGACAGCGTGCCGGATTTGGCAGCCGCTTTAGATACAAGTTTAGCGCAATTAAATTATCCTTCTGCCGGCCTTGAGCGCACCCGCTCATGGGTAGGCAATGGTGCCCGAAAACTCATCCAACGGGCATTATCGTTTGTTCTAGAGGTCCCAGAATCAGCCGTCAGTAATGAGTTAATAGACCAGCTACAATCGGTCTTTTTTGACCATTATGGCCAAAAAACCTGTGATCACACGGTCGTTTACCCTGGTGTTATGGCCGCCTTGTCGGCGTGGCATAAACAGGGCGTTAAAATGGCATGTGTCACAAATAAACCAGCGCGGTTTAGTCGACCAATTCTTACTCATTTTGCTATGGATGAGTTTATGCCGGTGCTTGTGGGTGGTGATACGCTTGCGGTGCGAAAACCTGATCCTGCGCCGTTATTATTGGCTTGTGAGCAACTGGGGGTATCGGCGGAAAATGTTGTGATGGTCGGTGATTCAGTTAACGATGTGCAGGCAGCGAGAGCAGCCGGTATGCCTGTAGCCTGTGTCAGTTATGGTTATAACCATGGTGCGCCAATAGCGTCTGCGTCCCCAGACCTTTTGGTGGATTGCTTTTCGATGTTGCTGGCCAACTAG
- the pdxA gene encoding 4-hydroxythreonine-4-phosphate dehydrogenase PdxA gives MAVRIAITPGEPAGVGPELLVKLAQQDCDAELIAFADANLLLQRAKAIGLPLHLSNADFSKPPSSHHAGHLRVVDIACQTQATPGILNTDNANYVLETLRQATDACLNKDCHGVVTGPVQKSIINDAGIPFSGHTEFLAERCHVDKVVMMLASEKLRVALVTTHLPLSAVPAAITNDNLQRVTEILHQALRQQFGCQQPRIMVLGLNPHAGEGGHMGCEEIDTIIPCLEQLRKKGWQLIGPLPADTAFTPHHLAQCDAVLAMYHDQGLPVLKYQGFGRAVNITLGLPIIRTSVDHGTALDLAGSGRADCGSFEAALTTAISMAKHSIRNPN, from the coding sequence ATGGCAGTACGCATCGCGATTACCCCCGGCGAACCCGCCGGGGTAGGACCGGAACTCCTTGTTAAACTCGCTCAGCAAGATTGTGACGCAGAACTCATTGCCTTTGCCGATGCAAACTTACTACTTCAGCGCGCCAAAGCCATTGGCCTACCTTTACACCTCAGTAACGCAGATTTTAGCAAGCCACCAAGTAGCCACCATGCGGGCCACTTAAGAGTAGTTGATATTGCATGCCAGACTCAGGCAACCCCCGGTATATTAAATACCGACAACGCCAACTACGTGCTAGAAACCCTGCGCCAAGCTACTGACGCCTGCCTCAATAAAGATTGTCACGGCGTTGTCACTGGTCCAGTCCAGAAATCTATCATTAACGATGCCGGCATCCCATTCAGTGGCCACACAGAGTTTCTTGCTGAACGCTGCCATGTCGATAAAGTCGTTATGATGCTAGCAAGTGAAAAACTACGTGTAGCCCTAGTTACTACCCACCTGCCACTCAGCGCAGTTCCAGCGGCGATCACGAATGACAATTTACAGCGCGTAACTGAAATTTTACATCAAGCGTTACGCCAGCAATTTGGCTGCCAGCAACCCCGCATAATGGTACTAGGCCTCAACCCTCATGCCGGTGAAGGCGGCCATATGGGTTGCGAAGAAATCGACACGATTATCCCCTGTCTTGAACAACTCAGAAAAAAAGGCTGGCAATTAATAGGCCCTCTGCCCGCTGACACCGCATTTACACCGCACCATCTAGCTCAATGCGACGCGGTTCTTGCCATGTACCATGACCAAGGCTTGCCCGTATTAAAATACCAAGGCTTTGGTCGTGCAGTTAATATCACACTTGGCCTGCCCATTATTCGCACGTCGGTAGACCACGGTACAGCTTTAGATCTAGCAGGCAGCGGCCGCGCAGACTGCGGTAGCTTTGAGGCCGCGTTAACCACCGCCATCTCTATGGCCAAGCACAGCATCAGGAACCCCAATTAA
- the rsmA gene encoding 16S rRNA (adenine(1518)-N(6)/adenine(1519)-N(6))-dimethyltransferase RsmA: MQSPPQHQARKRFGQNFLNDQGIIRRIVRAVSPQEHQRVLEIGPGQGAITASILATDCQLDVIELDRDLIPILEDKFGVEKNFTLHQGDALKFDITALAAGEQLRVVGNLPYNISTPLIFHLLTAHSCIKDMHFMLQKEVVDRLAAKPGSKTYGRLGIMAQYYCEVESLFDVPPEAFTPRPKVQSAIVRLTPYEKPPCPANNVDTLQKVLRSAFNQRRKTLRNTLKGVIDSTEIERLGIDSGLRPEQLGLAEYVAIANAVNSNSE; this comes from the coding sequence ATGCAGTCGCCACCGCAACACCAAGCGCGTAAACGTTTTGGTCAAAACTTTCTCAATGATCAGGGCATCATTCGCCGCATCGTTCGCGCAGTATCCCCACAAGAGCATCAGCGTGTATTGGAGATTGGCCCCGGCCAAGGCGCAATAACCGCCTCCATTTTAGCTACTGACTGCCAGCTAGATGTCATAGAACTAGACCGCGACCTCATACCAATCTTAGAAGATAAATTTGGTGTCGAAAAAAACTTCACCCTTCATCAGGGTGATGCGCTGAAATTTGATATCACCGCGCTCGCTGCCGGAGAGCAATTAAGGGTTGTGGGCAATCTTCCTTACAATATTTCAACCCCTCTCATTTTTCATCTACTCACCGCCCACAGCTGCATTAAAGATATGCATTTTATGCTGCAAAAAGAGGTGGTAGACCGGCTGGCAGCCAAGCCTGGCAGCAAGACCTACGGCAGGCTGGGTATCATGGCGCAATATTATTGCGAAGTAGAATCACTTTTTGACGTCCCACCAGAAGCTTTTACCCCCCGCCCCAAGGTACAATCCGCCATCGTTAGGCTAACCCCTTACGAAAAGCCGCCATGTCCAGCTAATAATGTCGACACCTTGCAAAAGGTATTGCGAAGCGCATTCAATCAGCGCAGAAAAACCTTACGCAATACCCTTAAAGGGGTTATCGATAGCACCGAGATAGAACGCCTTGGAATCGACTCAGGCCTTCGTCCCGAGCAGCTGGGCTTAGCGGAATATGTTGCCATTGCCAATGCAGTGAACAGCAACAGCGAGTAA
- a CDS encoding aminoglycoside phosphotransferase family protein, with the protein MDQILGELHSWSLQKLALSADQAAEDLDVVSGDASFRRYYRLMLKAGGSVIVVHAPPEKEDNLAFSTVQDLLHRHGARVPKLLAWDEDRGFLLQEDFGDQLLHPLLVNSAAADHYYRQAFRILLAMQAIPASAHALPHYDNTRLNDEMTLFITWFVEGLLSYSLNSEEREMLANVFELLSQRAEQQAQVVVHRDFHSRNIMVLADEQLGVIDFQDAVVGPITYDLVSLVRDCYISWSPEQVEEWIGVYRLMAQRAGLLGDKSESEFLQDADWMGLQRHIKVLGIFARLHLRDNKSGYLPDLPLVISYTLSVASQYPEFDGFCDWFAEKLMPIIVEQFWYQELEH; encoded by the coding sequence ATGGATCAAATTCTTGGTGAGCTACATAGCTGGAGCTTGCAGAAATTGGCTTTGTCGGCAGATCAAGCGGCAGAAGACTTAGATGTGGTGTCGGGTGATGCGAGTTTTCGGCGCTATTATCGTCTGATGCTCAAAGCGGGGGGCAGCGTGATTGTTGTACACGCCCCGCCGGAAAAGGAAGATAATCTCGCATTCTCGACGGTACAAGACCTTCTACATCGCCACGGTGCGCGGGTGCCCAAATTATTGGCTTGGGATGAAGACCGTGGCTTTTTATTGCAAGAAGACTTTGGCGATCAATTGTTGCATCCATTATTGGTAAACAGCGCAGCTGCTGACCATTATTACCGCCAAGCTTTCCGTATTTTACTTGCTATGCAGGCTATTCCGGCTTCGGCTCACGCACTTCCGCACTACGATAATACCCGTCTAAACGATGAAATGACCTTGTTCATCACATGGTTTGTCGAAGGGCTGCTGAGCTATTCATTAAACAGCGAAGAGCGTGAGATGTTGGCGAATGTCTTTGAGTTGCTTAGCCAGCGAGCGGAGCAGCAGGCGCAGGTGGTGGTTCATCGAGATTTTCACAGTCGCAATATTATGGTGCTAGCTGATGAGCAGTTAGGCGTGATTGATTTTCAGGATGCTGTGGTGGGGCCAATTACCTACGACTTGGTATCTTTGGTTCGGGATTGCTATATCAGTTGGTCGCCGGAACAGGTCGAAGAGTGGATTGGTGTTTATCGACTTATGGCCCAGCGTGCGGGTTTGTTGGGTGATAAGAGTGAGTCTGAGTTTTTACAAGATGCCGACTGGATGGGCTTGCAGCGACATATCAAAGTATTGGGTATCTTTGCGCGCCTCCACCTGCGGGACAATAAATCGGGGTATTTACCTGATTTACCCTTGGTTATTAGTTACACCCTGAGTGTGGCTAGTCAATACCCAGAGTTTGACGGATTTTGTGATTGGTTTGCAGAAAAGTTGATGCCAATCATTGTTGAGCAGTTTTGGTATCAGGAGCTAGAGCATTGA
- a CDS encoding LPS-assembly protein LptD: protein MSVFRLSIFTVLIAFTGPVLAQITTTDDCGNTDIPKLSADISDLPLYYQHWHWVPNNYLSASSRCGIATGCQGRFVEPERNWEGANQSPLSAPLNVSADTIESVGTKATMTGDVQLRKGDLSLDAGYAQYNRSNSTVMLRDNVVLRQPGILLRGQFAQIDTNKGLGELQQAEILSFATGARGTAGRIARPDYDRFELEQASYTQCTPDNETWSLHADSIVLDYDSGRGVARGTSIRVYDIPVFYSPYLNFPVDDRRATGFLFPSIGVSDGSLDISTPYYLNLAPNYDAIITPRFIEQRGEALETELRYLNQYSEWLVNTSFLGNDQKEDIDRWLLGISEKGYINERWSTEVDFTKVSDDDYFSDLGLANLAVKRSTHLNQQAAINYNSDDWSGRIEVQRYQTIAAVEDPYQKLPQLSLNYQSPAKNFQLEPSMELEYTQFDHRDSIENGGTEVTGQRVYGTAGASLPMRWRWGFIEPAVKSRHVVYELENTNVAGANSNPDASSNQFSIDSGLYFERDLIISNQDWTQTLEPRLFYRYAEYEDQSDQPDFDSAALTFTYQQLFRDNRFTGHDRLDDANQIAIGMSSRFINNDAGREILTASIGQLHYFDDGKVQLPGDEVRKSSNSDLAGQIRLLPNDNSWISLDILYDARQGVLNQSNLGYHQRSDNGTLFNANYTFRREGSDLGGLEDDIMQGDMSLSLPLNDQWKIFAKTQYDFEDNRPIENLVGAEYQNCCWLTRVVYQRALEPDDDNESNVSGISSTGTQNTTAVLIEFQLKGLGGLGTAVTSVLKDSIFGYLSDE from the coding sequence ATGTCAGTGTTTCGCTTATCCATATTTACCGTGCTAATCGCCTTCACTGGGCCAGTGTTAGCGCAGATAACTACCACTGATGATTGTGGTAATACGGATATCCCAAAACTCAGCGCTGACATTTCTGATCTACCTCTTTATTACCAACACTGGCATTGGGTCCCCAATAACTACCTAAGTGCATCGTCACGCTGCGGCATAGCCACCGGTTGCCAAGGGCGCTTCGTTGAGCCTGAGAGAAACTGGGAGGGAGCTAATCAATCGCCACTCAGCGCCCCGCTTAACGTATCAGCTGACACCATTGAATCAGTCGGCACCAAGGCAACCATGACCGGTGATGTGCAGCTACGCAAAGGCGACCTAAGCCTTGATGCAGGTTATGCGCAATATAATCGCAGCAATAGCACTGTCATGCTCAGAGATAATGTTGTACTACGTCAACCCGGCATCTTATTGCGCGGTCAATTCGCGCAAATTGATACCAACAAAGGACTTGGCGAACTACAGCAGGCTGAAATATTAAGCTTTGCAACCGGTGCACGCGGTACGGCGGGGCGCATCGCCCGTCCCGATTATGATCGCTTTGAACTCGAACAGGCTAGTTACACCCAATGTACACCAGATAATGAAACTTGGTCATTGCACGCCGACAGTATTGTACTTGATTACGATAGCGGTCGCGGCGTGGCTAGAGGAACCAGCATAAGAGTTTATGATATTCCGGTGTTCTACAGCCCCTACCTAAATTTCCCTGTAGATGACCGCCGCGCAACGGGGTTTTTATTCCCCTCGATCGGGGTTTCCGATGGCAGCCTAGATATTTCTACACCGTATTATTTAAATCTTGCCCCCAACTACGACGCCATTATCACTCCCCGCTTTATTGAACAGCGCGGTGAGGCGCTGGAAACCGAGCTCCGTTATTTAAATCAATACAGCGAGTGGTTAGTCAACACCAGCTTTCTGGGTAACGACCAAAAAGAAGATATTGACCGCTGGCTACTCGGTATCAGCGAAAAGGGCTATATAAATGAGCGCTGGAGCACCGAAGTAGACTTTACAAAAGTTAGCGACGACGACTACTTCAGCGATTTAGGCCTAGCTAACTTGGCCGTAAAACGTAGCACCCACCTTAATCAGCAGGCCGCCATCAACTACAACTCTGACGATTGGAGCGGTCGAATTGAAGTGCAACGCTACCAAACCATTGCAGCGGTTGAAGACCCCTATCAAAAACTGCCTCAACTAAGCTTAAATTACCAATCACCTGCTAAAAATTTCCAGCTAGAACCTAGCATGGAGCTTGAGTACACCCAATTTGATCACCGAGACAGTATCGAAAACGGAGGCACAGAAGTGACTGGTCAGCGCGTATACGGCACTGCTGGGGCTAGCCTGCCAATGCGCTGGCGGTGGGGGTTCATTGAACCCGCAGTCAAAAGTCGTCATGTTGTTTATGAGCTAGAAAACACCAATGTAGCGGGTGCAAATTCCAATCCTGACGCCAGCAGTAATCAGTTTAGTATCGACAGTGGCTTATATTTTGAACGCGATTTAATCATCAGCAACCAAGACTGGACGCAAACACTAGAGCCCCGGTTATTTTATCGCTACGCTGAATATGAAGACCAAAGCGATCAACCCGACTTTGACAGCGCTGCACTGACCTTCACCTATCAGCAGTTGTTTCGCGATAACCGCTTTACCGGCCATGACCGGCTAGACGACGCCAATCAGATTGCCATCGGTATGAGTAGCCGCTTTATTAATAATGACGCTGGGCGAGAAATTTTAACCGCCAGCATCGGCCAACTTCACTATTTTGACGACGGCAAAGTTCAACTTCCCGGTGATGAAGTGCGTAAAAGCAGCAATTCTGATTTAGCCGGTCAAATTCGTTTATTACCCAACGACAATAGCTGGATCAGCCTAGATATTTTATACGATGCACGTCAAGGGGTGCTCAATCAGTCCAATCTAGGCTACCATCAGCGCAGCGACAACGGCACACTGTTCAATGCAAACTACACCTTCCGACGCGAAGGCAGTGATCTTGGCGGTCTAGAAGACGACATTATGCAAGGCGATATGTCCCTAAGTCTGCCATTGAATGATCAGTGGAAGATATTTGCAAAAACTCAATATGACTTCGAAGACAATCGTCCTATAGAGAACCTTGTCGGGGCGGAATACCAAAACTGCTGCTGGCTAACTCGTGTAGTTTATCAGCGAGCTTTGGAACCTGACGACGACAATGAGTCTAACGTCAGTGGCATCAGCAGCACCGGCACTCAGAACACGACCGCCGTGTTAATAGAATTTCAGTTAAAAGGATTGGGGGGCTTAGGCACCGCAGTCACCAGTGTTTTAAAGGACAGTATTTTTGGCTACTTATCTGATGAATAA
- the rpe gene encoding ribulose-phosphate 3-epimerase has translation MADYWIAPSILSANFACLGAEVDAVLEAGADIVHFDVMDNHYVPNLTIGPMVCKALRKHGVKAPIDVHLMVKPVDRLIGDFAEAGASIITFHPDASTHVDRSLQMIRDAGCKAGLVLNPAVGPDVLKYVMDKLDMILLMSVNPGFGGQSFIPSTIGKVKEVRALIEASGRDIRLEVDGGISAKNIAEIAAAGADTFVAGSAIFNGGDYTEVIDKMRSELAGV, from the coding sequence ATGGCAGATTACTGGATAGCCCCTTCAATATTGTCGGCAAATTTTGCCTGTTTGGGGGCAGAGGTTGATGCTGTGCTTGAGGCCGGTGCCGACATCGTGCATTTTGATGTCATGGATAATCATTATGTACCCAATTTGACGATTGGGCCTATGGTTTGCAAAGCCTTACGGAAACATGGCGTAAAAGCACCCATAGACGTTCACTTAATGGTAAAGCCGGTAGATCGTTTGATCGGTGATTTTGCTGAAGCAGGTGCAAGTATCATCACTTTTCATCCTGATGCATCAACGCATGTGGATCGTTCTTTACAGATGATCCGTGATGCGGGCTGTAAAGCGGGACTTGTACTGAACCCAGCTGTTGGCCCCGACGTACTTAAGTATGTCATGGACAAGTTAGACATGATTTTATTGATGTCGGTGAACCCGGGGTTTGGTGGGCAGAGCTTTATTCCCTCTACCATTGGCAAAGTAAAAGAAGTGCGAGCGCTTATTGAGGCTTCAGGGCGAGATATTCGTTTAGAGGTTGACGGTGGTATCTCGGCTAAAAATATTGCCGAAATTGCCGCGGCTGGTGCAGATACCTTTGTGGCCGGTTCCGCTATATTTAATGGCGGAGATTACACGGAAGTTATCGACAAAATGCGAAGTGAGTTGGCCGGAGTATGA
- the apaG gene encoding Co2+/Mg2+ efflux protein ApaG, protein MPETAPVDIQVESQYLPDQSEPTQQRFAFAYTITIQNTGDEAVRLLNRHWIITDGDNQVQEVQGEGVIGKQPLIPPGESFSYTSGAVIDTAVGTMEGSYEMISASGRPFIAPIGIFSLAQPSALH, encoded by the coding sequence ATGCCAGAAACAGCACCAGTAGATATTCAGGTAGAAAGCCAGTATCTACCTGACCAATCAGAACCAACCCAGCAACGCTTTGCGTTTGCCTATACCATCACCATTCAAAACACAGGCGATGAGGCCGTGCGCCTATTAAACCGCCACTGGATTATTACCGACGGCGACAACCAAGTTCAAGAAGTACAAGGTGAAGGCGTTATTGGCAAACAACCACTAATTCCACCAGGAGAGTCTTTTAGCTACACCTCTGGCGCAGTGATTGATACCGCGGTTGGCACAATGGAAGGCAGCTATGAAATGATTAGCGCTTCCGGTCGTCCATTTATTGCGCCAATAGGAATTTTCTCACTTGCCCAGCCTTCGGCGCTTCATTAA
- a CDS encoding symmetrical bis(5'-nucleosyl)-tetraphosphatase — protein MSNYAVGDLQGCLKPLQRLLKQVNFDANVDQLWLVGDLVNRGPDSLDTLRFLYSMKDSLRITLGNHDLHTIALARKATTRGRHPTLEALLNAHDCDELTQWLLQQPLVRKSDDGRYLMSHAGIPHIWSSHQALSLSKEVESTLQSVKVDDFFHNMYGDSPLCWRDDLCGNERLRTITNYLTRMRACDAHGELELSFKGSPADIPAPYRPWFEWQPLNQRQETLIFGHWAALECNTGRNDIIALDSGCVWGRHMTMLNMDTQQLYRCECKP, from the coding sequence ATGAGTAACTATGCCGTAGGTGATCTACAAGGCTGCCTAAAGCCACTGCAACGTTTGCTAAAGCAAGTTAATTTCGATGCCAATGTAGATCAGCTATGGCTTGTCGGCGACCTAGTGAATAGAGGGCCAGACTCACTAGATACCCTGCGTTTTTTATATAGCATGAAAGACAGCCTGCGTATTACCTTAGGCAATCATGACCTGCACACCATTGCCTTAGCCCGCAAAGCCACAACACGCGGGCGCCATCCCACATTAGAAGCACTGTTAAACGCCCATGATTGCGATGAACTCACCCAGTGGCTGCTACAGCAACCCTTGGTGCGTAAATCAGATGATGGCCGCTATTTAATGAGCCACGCAGGTATTCCTCATATCTGGAGCAGTCATCAAGCGCTCTCGCTCAGCAAAGAAGTAGAGTCCACGCTGCAAAGCGTCAAGGTCGACGACTTCTTTCATAATATGTACGGGGATTCACCCTTATGCTGGCGAGATGACTTATGCGGTAATGAACGTCTCCGCACCATAACAAACTACCTTACTCGAATGCGCGCCTGCGATGCCCATGGCGAACTCGAATTAAGCTTTAAAGGCAGCCCCGCTGACATTCCCGCCCCCTACCGCCCGTGGTTTGAGTGGCAGCCATTAAACCAACGGCAAGAAACCTTGATCTTTGGACATTGGGCCGCATTGGAATGCAACACGGGACGCAATGATATTATCGCCCTTGATAGCGGCTGCGTTTGGGGCCGTCACATGACCATGCTAAATATGGATACACAGCAATTGTATCGCTGCGAGTGCAAGCCCTAG